A genomic segment from Pleurodeles waltl isolate 20211129_DDA chromosome 9, aPleWal1.hap1.20221129, whole genome shotgun sequence encodes:
- the CCDC85B gene encoding coiled-coil domain-containing protein 85B: protein MSGEPDLLSRDLSKMSDEEVLSYSKEDLVQKLRKEESQKITALIQRGRLIKEVNKQLQEHLTEIRELKQVNHRLQEENQELRELCCFLDDDRLKVKTLSREWQLFGHHAAKVMRDDLGGYLKKLAELERLQGDLVKENVDLKELCLVLEEECVSRGSEPSPIGSSELSLPCGPRDLGDGSSSTGSVGSPDQLHLACSPDD, encoded by the coding sequence ATGAGTGGGGAGCCTGACCTGCTCAGCAGGGACCTTTCCAAGATGTCTGATGAGGAGGTGCTCTCCTACAGCAAGGAGGATCTGGTACAAAAGTTGAGGAAGGAGGAATCCCAGAAGATTACAGCCCTTATTCAGCGTGGTCGGCTAATCAAGGAGGTTAACAAGCAGCTACAGGAGCACCTAACTGAGATCCGTGAGCTTAAGCAGGTGAACCATCGCCTGCAAGAGGAGAACCAGGAGCTGCGTGAGCTCTGCTGCTTTTTGGACGATGACCGGCTCAAAGTGAAGACCCTTTCCCGTGAGTGGCAGCTTTTTGGCCATCATGCAGCCAAGGTGATGCGGGATGACCTGGGGGGCTATCTAAAGAAGTTGGCAGAGCTGGAGCGACTGCAGGGTGATTTGGTGAAGGAAAATGTGGACCTCAAGGAGCTGTGCCTGGTGCTAGAGGAAGAGTGCGTCAGCAGAGGCTCCGAGCCCAGCCCAATTGGGTCATCTGAGCTCAGCCTGCCTTGTGGGCCCCGTGACTTGGGCGATGGTAGCTCCAGCACTGGCAGCGTGGGCAGTCCCGACCAGCTACACTTAGCTTGTTCGCCAGATGATTAA